One window from the genome of Streptomyces cadmiisoli encodes:
- a CDS encoding response regulator transcription factor, with protein sequence MVRIRVLVVDDHRIFAESLAAALAAEPDVDVSAAGSGPAALRSLERAAAEGRRFDVLLVDADLGGNIPAVRPAVPVPVQEGGLDGVVDGLSLVAAVRSAQPAVRIVVLAEKDDPRRAALALQAGAGGWVAKDCSLSRLLTVIRGVLRDETHLPPALLTGVLRELTAARKHRTESERLVESLTPREREVLRCMVAGLGRKAVAERLYLSPHTVRTHMQNVLGKLGVHSTLAAVALARRAGVGPVDLGPAAQIRAEASNSA encoded by the coding sequence GTGGTTCGCATCCGAGTCCTGGTCGTCGACGACCATCGCATCTTCGCCGAGTCCCTGGCGGCGGCCCTGGCCGCCGAGCCGGACGTGGACGTCTCCGCGGCCGGCAGCGGCCCGGCCGCACTGCGCAGTCTGGAACGCGCCGCCGCCGAGGGCCGCCGGTTCGACGTGCTGCTCGTCGACGCCGATCTGGGCGGGAACATACCCGCGGTGCGGCCCGCCGTGCCCGTGCCCGTGCAGGAGGGCGGGCTCGACGGGGTGGTGGACGGGCTCTCGCTCGTCGCCGCGGTCCGTTCGGCGCAGCCCGCGGTCCGGATCGTCGTCCTCGCCGAGAAGGACGATCCGCGGCGCGCGGCCCTCGCCCTCCAGGCGGGCGCCGGCGGGTGGGTCGCCAAGGACTGCTCGCTGTCCCGGCTGCTGACGGTGATACGCGGTGTCCTGCGCGACGAGACGCATCTGCCGCCGGCCCTGCTGACCGGGGTGCTGCGGGAACTGACCGCAGCCCGCAAGCACCGCACCGAGAGCGAGCGCCTGGTGGAGTCCCTCACGCCGCGCGAGCGCGAGGTGCTGCGGTGCATGGTCGCGGGGCTGGGGCGCAAGGCGGTCGCGGAGCGGCTGTATCTGTCGCCGCACACCGTGCGCACCCATATGCAGAACGTCCTCGGCAAGCTCGGCGTGCATTCCACACTGGCCGCGGTCGCGCTGGCCCGGCGGGCCGGCGTGGGCCCGGTCGATCTGGGGCCCGCCGCGCAGATCAGGGCCGAGGCGAGCAACAGCGCCTGA
- the galK gene encoding galactokinase translates to MSSGTDGGVAGAVAERFRELYGADPDGVWAAPGRVNLIGEHTDYNDGFVMPFALPHVAVAAVSRRTDGVLRLHSADVEGGVTERSADALEPGSDKSWTAYPAGVVWALRAAGHPVTGADIHLSSTVPAGAGLSSSAALEVVVALALNDLFSLGLKGWELARLCQRAENVYVGAPVGIMDQTASACCTAGHALFLDTRDLSQKQIPFDLAAQGMRLLVVDTRVKHEHSTGEYGKRRAGCEKGAALLGVDALRDIPYDGLEAALERLGDEAEVRRLVRHVVTEDERVERVVALLESGETRAIGPVLTAGHASLRDDFRVSCPELDLVVETAVSAGALGARMTGGGFGGSAVVLAEAADVDAITKAVEEAFASAGLTAPRVFEAVPSAGARRLV, encoded by the coding sequence ATGAGCAGCGGGACTGACGGGGGCGTCGCGGGGGCCGTCGCCGAGCGCTTCCGGGAACTGTACGGAGCGGATCCGGACGGCGTGTGGGCCGCACCGGGACGGGTCAACCTCATCGGCGAGCACACCGACTACAACGACGGCTTCGTGATGCCGTTCGCGCTGCCGCACGTCGCGGTCGCCGCGGTCTCACGCCGCACGGACGGCGTGCTGCGCCTGCACTCCGCGGACGTCGAGGGCGGCGTGACGGAACGGTCCGCGGACGCGCTGGAGCCGGGCTCGGACAAGTCCTGGACGGCGTACCCGGCGGGCGTGGTCTGGGCGCTGCGCGCGGCCGGGCACCCGGTCACCGGCGCCGACATCCACCTGTCCTCGACGGTCCCGGCGGGCGCGGGCCTGTCGTCCTCCGCGGCACTGGAGGTGGTCGTCGCGCTCGCGCTGAACGACCTGTTCTCCCTCGGCCTGAAGGGCTGGGAGCTGGCCCGCCTGTGCCAGCGCGCGGAGAACGTCTACGTCGGCGCCCCGGTCGGCATCATGGACCAGACGGCCTCGGCGTGCTGCACGGCGGGACACGCCCTGTTCCTGGACACCCGGGACCTGTCCCAGAAGCAGATCCCCTTCGACCTGGCCGCGCAGGGCATGCGCCTGCTGGTCGTCGACACCCGCGTCAAGCACGAGCACAGCACCGGCGAGTACGGCAAGCGGCGGGCCGGCTGCGAGAAGGGCGCCGCCCTCCTCGGCGTCGACGCGCTGCGCGACATCCCGTACGACGGGCTGGAGGCGGCGCTGGAACGTCTGGGCGACGAGGCCGAGGTGCGCCGCCTGGTCCGCCACGTGGTCACCGAGGACGAACGCGTCGAACGGGTGGTCGCGCTGCTGGAGTCGGGGGAGACCCGGGCCATCGGCCCGGTCCTGACGGCGGGTCACGCCTCGCTGCGCGACGACTTCCGCGTCTCCTGCCCGGAGCTGGACCTGGTCGTGGAGACCGCGGTGTCCGCGGGCGCGCTGGGCGCCCGGATGACCGGCGGCGGATTCGGCGGTTCGGCCGTGGTGCTGGCCGAGGCCGCCGACGTGGACGCCATCACCAAGGCGGTGGAGGAGGCCTTCGCCTCGGCCGGTCTCACCGCGCCGCGGGTGTTCGAGGCGGTGCCGTCGGCGGGAGCCCGCCGGCTGGTCTGA
- the galE gene encoding UDP-glucose 4-epimerase GalE: MSGKYLVTGGAGYVGSVVAQHLLEAGHEVTVLDDLSTGFREGVPAGAVFVEGDIRDAAKWLDSSYDAVLHFAASSQVGESVVKPEKYWDNNVGGTMALLGAMREAGVRKLVFSSTAATYGEPQEVPIVETARTAPTNPYGASKLAVDHMITGEAKAHGLGAVSLRYFNVAGAYGEFGERHDPESHLIPLVLQVAQGRREAISVYGDDYPTPDGTCVRDYIHVADLAEAHLLALTAAAPGEHLICNLGNGSGFSVREVVETVRRVTGHPIPEVVAPRRGGDPAVLVASAGTARERLGWNPSRTDLAGIVADAWEFAQRRGR; encoded by the coding sequence ATGAGCGGGAAGTACCTGGTCACCGGTGGTGCGGGCTACGTCGGCAGTGTGGTCGCCCAGCATCTGCTGGAGGCGGGCCACGAGGTCACGGTGCTCGACGACCTCTCCACCGGCTTCCGCGAGGGCGTGCCCGCGGGCGCCGTCTTCGTCGAGGGCGACATCCGCGACGCCGCCAAATGGCTGGACTCGTCCTACGACGCCGTCCTCCACTTCGCCGCCTCCTCCCAGGTCGGCGAGTCGGTCGTGAAGCCGGAGAAGTACTGGGACAACAACGTCGGCGGCACGATGGCCCTGCTCGGCGCCATGCGCGAGGCGGGCGTGCGCAAGCTGGTGTTCTCCTCGACCGCGGCCACCTACGGCGAGCCGCAGGAGGTGCCGATCGTCGAGACGGCCCGCACCGCCCCGACCAACCCCTACGGCGCCTCCAAACTCGCCGTCGACCACATGATCACCGGTGAGGCGAAGGCGCACGGCCTGGGCGCGGTCTCGCTGCGCTACTTCAACGTGGCGGGCGCGTACGGCGAGTTCGGCGAGCGCCACGACCCCGAGTCGCACCTGATCCCGCTGGTGCTCCAGGTCGCCCAGGGCAGGCGTGAGGCGATCTCGGTCTACGGCGACGACTACCCGACGCCGGACGGCACCTGCGTGCGCGACTACATCCACGTCGCCGACCTCGCCGAGGCCCACCTGCTGGCGCTGACGGCGGCGGCCCCGGGCGAGCACCTGATCTGCAACCTCGGCAACGGCAGCGGCTTCTCCGTCCGCGAGGTCGTCGAGACGGTCCGCCGGGTCACCGGCCACCCGATCCCGGAGGTCGTGGCGCCGCGCCGCGGCGGCGACCCGGCGGTCCTGGTGGCGTCCGCGGGCACGGCCCGCGAACGGCTCGGCTGGAACCCGTCCCGCACGGACCTCGCCGGGATCGTCGCGGACGCATGGGAATTCGCGCAGCGGCGCGGTCGGTAG
- the tamR gene encoding MarR family transcriptional regulator TamR, which translates to MEDEVDRLVAAWRRERPDLDVEPLEVLSRVSRLARHLDRARRLAFAEHNLEPWEFDVLTALRRAGTPYQLSPGQLLTQTLVTSGTMTNRIDRLAKKGLVERLPDPSDRRGVLVRLTDVGRDRADQALAGLLDQERAILAELSRAQRSELAALLRQLTAPFDNIPG; encoded by the coding sequence ATGGAGGACGAGGTCGATCGGCTGGTCGCAGCATGGCGCCGGGAGCGCCCGGACCTCGACGTGGAACCGCTCGAAGTGCTCAGCCGGGTGAGCCGGCTGGCCCGGCACCTGGATCGCGCACGCCGGCTGGCGTTCGCCGAGCACAACCTGGAGCCCTGGGAGTTCGACGTCCTGACGGCGCTGCGCCGCGCGGGCACCCCGTACCAGCTCTCTCCTGGGCAGCTGCTGACCCAGACGCTCGTCACCTCGGGCACGATGACCAACCGCATCGACCGGCTGGCGAAGAAGGGCCTGGTCGAGCGTCTGCCCGACCCCAGCGACCGGCGCGGTGTGCTGGTACGTCTGACCGATGTGGGCCGGGACCGCGCCGACCAGGCGCTGGCGGGCCTGCTGGACCAGGAGCGGGCGATCCTCGCGGAACTCTCCCGCGCCCAGCGCAGCGAACTGGCGGCCCTGTTGCGCCAGCTGACCGCGCCGTTCGACAACATCCCCGGCTAG
- the galT gene encoding galactose-1-phosphate uridylyltransferase, translating into MKKTSTRLADGRELIYYDLRDDTVRDAVDRRPLDPTVTTSEIRRDDLLGDSVAIASHRQGRTYHPPADECPLCPTRGDRLSEIPDSSYDVVVFENRFPSLAGDSGRCEVVCFTSDHNASFADLGEEQAGLVLDAWTDRTAELSHLPSVEQVFCFENRGAEIGVTLGHPHGQIYAYPFTTPRTALTLRSVAAHKEATGGENLFDAVLERELAGERVVLASEHWVAFVPYAAHWPYEVHLYPRRRVPDLLGLDDAARGEFPRVYLELLKRFDRIFGDAESPTPYIAAWHQAPFGQLAEFEGVSRDDFALHLELFTIRRTSGKLKFLAGSESGMSVFINDVPPERAAERLREVASS; encoded by the coding sequence GTGAAGAAGACCTCGACCCGTCTCGCCGACGGCCGTGAGTTGATCTACTACGACCTGCGCGACGACACCGTGCGCGACGCGGTCGACCGCCGTCCGCTGGACCCGACCGTCACGACGTCGGAGATCCGCCGCGACGACCTGCTCGGCGACTCGGTCGCCATCGCCTCGCACCGCCAGGGCCGCACCTACCACCCGCCGGCCGACGAGTGCCCCCTGTGTCCGACGCGGGGCGACCGGCTGAGCGAGATCCCGGACTCGTCGTACGACGTCGTGGTCTTCGAGAACCGCTTCCCGTCGCTGGCCGGCGACTCCGGCCGCTGCGAGGTCGTCTGCTTCACCTCCGACCACAACGCCTCCTTCGCCGACCTCGGCGAGGAGCAGGCGGGCCTGGTCCTGGACGCGTGGACGGACCGGACGGCGGAGCTGTCCCATCTGCCCTCCGTGGAACAGGTGTTCTGCTTCGAGAACCGCGGTGCGGAGATCGGTGTGACACTGGGTCACCCGCACGGGCAGATCTACGCGTACCCCTTCACCACGCCCCGCACCGCGCTGACGCTCCGCTCCGTCGCGGCCCACAAGGAGGCGACGGGCGGGGAGAACCTCTTCGACGCGGTCCTGGAGCGTGAACTCGCCGGCGAGCGGGTCGTCCTCGCGAGTGAACACTGGGTGGCGTTCGTGCCGTACGCGGCGCACTGGCCGTACGAGGTCCACCTGTACCCGCGGCGCCGGGTGCCCGACCTGCTCGGTCTGGACGACGCGGCGCGCGGCGAATTCCCGCGGGTCTATCTGGAACTCTTGAAGCGCTTCGACCGGATCTTCGGGGACGCGGAGTCGCCGACGCCGTACATCGCGGCGTGGCACCAGGCACCGTTCGGCCAGTTGGCGGAGTTCGAGGGCGTCAGCCGTGACGACTTCGCGCTCCACCTGGAGCTTTTCACCATCCGCCGTACTTCCGGCAAGCTGAAGTTCCTCGCGGGTTCCGAGTCCGGCATGAGCGTGTTCATCAACGACGTGCCGCCGGAGCGCGCGGCCGAGCGACTGCGAGAGGTAGCGAGTTCATGA
- a CDS encoding GNAT family N-acetyltransferase, producing MVSRMFRMETEVDKSRRDLLRSRLRATNTAASPVLRALRGTPGEREVPLHVWVLDDAGDLAGGLVGHTWATWLHVTYLWVDERHRGAGLGSRLLAEAERVAGQERGCAASRLETWDFQAPDFYRRHGYDVVCVIPGYPPGITEFTLTKRLDAPGPGRPGPAR from the coding sequence ATGGTGAGCCGCATGTTTCGTATGGAGACAGAAGTCGACAAGTCGCGGCGCGATCTTCTCCGCTCCCGGCTCCGCGCGACGAACACGGCCGCCTCGCCCGTGCTGCGCGCCCTGCGGGGCACCCCGGGCGAACGCGAAGTGCCGCTGCACGTCTGGGTCCTGGACGACGCCGGTGACCTGGCCGGCGGACTGGTCGGCCACACCTGGGCGACCTGGCTGCACGTGACGTACCTCTGGGTGGACGAACGCCACCGGGGAGCGGGCCTCGGCTCGCGTCTGCTGGCCGAGGCGGAGCGCGTGGCCGGGCAGGAGCGGGGCTGCGCGGCGTCCCGGCTGGAGACCTGGGACTTCCAGGCGCCGGACTTCTACCGCAGGCACGGCTACGACGTGGTGTGCGTGATCCCCGGCTACCCGCCGGGGATCACGGAGTTCACGCTGACGAAGCGGCTGGACGCGCCGGGCCCGGGGCGTCCGGGCCCGGCGCGGTGA
- a CDS encoding sodium:solute symporter family protein has protein sequence METPTYLAAELRLPTNWLDYTILGIYFVVVLGIGFAARRSVKTSLDFFLSGRSLPAWVTGLAFIAANLGATEILGMAANSAQYGVYTTHWYWIGAIPAMVFLGLVMMPFYYGSKVRSVPEFLLLRFDRAAHLLSSILFAFAAILIAGVNLYALAIVVEALLGWPEWVAIVVAGFFVLAYITLGGLSSAIYNEVLQFFVILAALIPIAVLGLRKVGGWDGLSETLTETRGADFMTAWGGTGIGSDNPLGANWLTIVLGLGFVLSFGYWTTNFAEVQRALSAKNLSAAQRTPLIAAFPKIFIVFLVMIPGLVAAVLVPNIGSPESGLQYNDAIPYLMEALLPNGVLGIAVTGLLAAFMAGMAANVSSFNTVFTADIWARYVVRGREDEYYVRFGRLITAIGVFASIGTAFLARSFSNIMAYLQALFSFFNVPMFVVFIIGMFWRRASMKSGFWGLLAGTTAAMVNYFVIYKQGIIDIPSDQGANFVSAIAGFVAGAVVMVAVSLFTAPKTEEELQGLVYGTRSPGMAEPPAKGDDAWYRKPALLGWSAVILAAACYIPFSFTF, from the coding sequence ATGGAAACCCCCACATACCTGGCCGCCGAGCTACGGCTCCCCACCAACTGGCTCGACTACACGATCCTCGGCATCTACTTCGTCGTCGTCCTCGGCATCGGGTTCGCCGCCCGCCGGTCGGTCAAGACCAGCCTCGACTTCTTCCTGTCCGGGCGCTCCCTGCCCGCCTGGGTCACGGGCCTGGCGTTCATCGCGGCCAACCTCGGCGCCACCGAGATCCTCGGCATGGCCGCCAACAGCGCGCAGTACGGCGTCTACACCACCCACTGGTACTGGATCGGCGCCATCCCGGCCATGGTCTTCCTCGGCCTGGTGATGATGCCCTTCTACTACGGCTCCAAGGTCCGCTCGGTTCCCGAGTTCCTGCTGCTGCGCTTCGACCGGGCGGCGCACCTGCTCAGTTCGATCCTGTTCGCCTTCGCCGCCATCCTGATCGCCGGCGTCAACCTCTACGCACTCGCCATCGTCGTCGAGGCGCTGCTCGGATGGCCGGAATGGGTGGCCATCGTCGTCGCCGGGTTCTTCGTGCTCGCCTACATCACCCTCGGCGGCCTGTCCTCGGCGATCTACAACGAGGTGCTCCAGTTCTTCGTGATCCTCGCCGCGCTGATCCCGATCGCCGTGCTCGGCCTGCGCAAGGTCGGCGGCTGGGACGGACTGTCCGAGACCCTCACCGAGACCCGCGGCGCGGACTTCATGACCGCCTGGGGCGGCACCGGCATCGGCAGTGACAACCCGCTCGGCGCGAACTGGCTCACCATCGTCCTCGGCCTCGGCTTCGTCCTCTCCTTCGGCTACTGGACGACCAACTTCGCCGAGGTGCAGCGCGCGCTGTCCGCGAAGAACCTGTCCGCGGCCCAGCGCACCCCGCTGATCGCCGCGTTCCCGAAGATCTTCATCGTCTTCCTGGTGATGATCCCCGGCCTGGTCGCCGCCGTGCTGGTACCGAACATCGGCAGTCCCGAGTCCGGTCTCCAGTACAACGACGCCATCCCCTATCTCATGGAGGCGCTGCTCCCCAACGGTGTCCTCGGCATCGCGGTCACCGGACTGCTCGCCGCGTTCATGGCGGGCATGGCGGCCAACGTGTCCTCCTTCAACACCGTCTTCACCGCCGACATCTGGGCGCGGTACGTGGTGCGGGGCCGCGAGGACGAGTACTACGTCCGCTTCGGCCGGCTCATCACGGCGATCGGAGTGTTCGCGTCGATCGGCACGGCGTTCCTCGCCCGGTCGTTCTCGAACATCATGGCCTACCTCCAGGCGCTGTTCTCCTTCTTCAACGTGCCGATGTTCGTCGTCTTCATCATCGGCATGTTCTGGCGGCGGGCGTCCATGAAGTCCGGTTTCTGGGGACTGCTCGCCGGCACCACGGCCGCGATGGTGAACTACTTCGTCATCTACAAGCAGGGCATCATCGACATCCCCTCCGACCAGGGCGCCAACTTCGTCTCCGCGATCGCCGGTTTCGTCGCGGGCGCGGTCGTCATGGTGGCCGTCTCCCTGTTCACCGCGCCGAAGACGGAGGAGGAACTGCAGGGACTGGTCTACGGCACCCGCTCCCCCGGAATGGCCGAGCCGCCCGCCAAGGGCGACGACGCCTGGTACCGCAAACCGGCGCTGCTGGGCTGGAGCGCCGTGATCCTGGCCGCCGCCTGCTACATCCCGTTCTCGTTCACGTTCTGA
- a CDS encoding acyl-CoA desaturase: MTTSSDVIDDASDATAQATAADHPPATLGGDRKGSVEQLALLLFIIVPFLALIAAIPLAWGWGVSWLDLGLLVFFYFLGCHGITIGFHRHFTHSSFKAKRPLKIALAIAGSMAVEGPLVRWVADHRRHHKFSDAEGDPHSPWRYGETVPALMKGLWWAHIGWMFDEERTPQDKYAPDLIKDRTLRAISRQFIVWTILSLALPALIGGLVTMSWWGAFTGFFWGSLVRVALLHHVTWSINSICHAVGKRPFKSRDRSGNVWWLAVLSCGESWHNLHHADPTSARHGVERGQIDSSARLIRWFELAGWAYDVRWPSRSRIDSRRNTGEDGSRRRKETAEAA, from the coding sequence ATGACCACGAGCTCCGATGTGATCGACGATGCCTCGGACGCGACCGCCCAGGCCACTGCCGCGGACCATCCGCCCGCCACTCTGGGTGGCGACCGGAAGGGTTCGGTCGAGCAGCTCGCCCTCCTGCTCTTCATCATCGTCCCGTTCCTCGCGCTGATCGCGGCGATCCCGCTGGCGTGGGGCTGGGGCGTGAGCTGGCTGGACCTCGGCCTGCTGGTTTTCTTCTACTTCCTCGGTTGCCACGGCATCACGATCGGCTTCCACCGGCATTTCACCCACAGTTCGTTCAAGGCCAAGCGGCCCTTGAAGATCGCGCTGGCCATCGCGGGTTCGATGGCGGTCGAAGGGCCTCTGGTGCGCTGGGTGGCGGACCACCGAAGGCACCACAAGTTCTCCGACGCGGAGGGCGATCCGCACTCCCCGTGGCGTTACGGCGAGACGGTGCCGGCCCTGATGAAGGGCCTGTGGTGGGCGCACATCGGATGGATGTTCGACGAGGAGCGCACCCCGCAGGACAAGTACGCCCCGGACCTGATCAAGGACCGGACCCTTCGGGCGATCTCCCGCCAGTTCATCGTGTGGACGATCCTGTCGCTGGCGCTGCCGGCGCTGATCGGCGGTCTGGTGACGATGTCCTGGTGGGGCGCGTTCACCGGCTTCTTCTGGGGTTCCCTCGTGCGGGTGGCGCTGCTGCACCACGTGACCTGGTCGATCAACTCGATCTGCCACGCGGTCGGCAAGCGGCCGTTCAAGTCCCGGGACCGCTCGGGCAACGTGTGGTGGCTGGCCGTCCTGTCGTGCGGCGAGTCCTGGCACAACCTGCACCACGCCGATCCGACGTCGGCGCGGCACGGTGTGGAGCGCGGCCAGATCGACTCCTCGGCGCGGCTGATCCGCTGGTTCGAGCTGGCCGGCTGGGCGTACGACGTGCGCTGGCCGTCACGCTCACGTATCGATTCGCGGCGTAACACCGGCGAAGACGGCTCCCGGCGCCGGAAGGAGACCGCCGAGGCGGCATGA
- a CDS encoding trans-aconitate 2-methyltransferase — protein MPTPTWDPAQYLRHADHRARPFADLLARVPELPSGRPRIADLGCGPGNVTALLAARWPTARITGHDNSPEMLDRARAGHKGTTPGGGRLDFAHTDARTWTPDEPHDLIVSNATLQWVPGHADRFGDWIGALNPGGTFAFQVPGNFDAPSHRLMRDLARSPHRRARLDGILRHTDAVLTPEAYLERLTGLGCVVDAWETTYIHLLTGEDPVLDWVKGTGLRPVLAALADDPDAAREFEDEYRAALREAYPPGRHGTPFPFRRIFAVAVRPA, from the coding sequence ATGCCCACCCCCACCTGGGACCCCGCGCAGTACCTGCGCCACGCCGACCACCGCGCCCGCCCCTTCGCCGACCTCCTGGCCCGCGTCCCGGAGCTGCCCTCCGGCCGGCCCCGGATCGCCGACCTGGGCTGCGGCCCCGGCAACGTCACCGCCCTGCTCGCCGCCCGCTGGCCCACCGCCCGCATCACCGGCCACGACAACTCGCCCGAGATGCTCGACCGGGCCCGCGCCGGACACAAGGGCACCACCCCCGGCGGCGGCCGGCTCGACTTCGCGCACACCGACGCCCGCACCTGGACCCCCGACGAGCCGCACGACCTGATCGTCAGCAACGCCACCCTCCAGTGGGTCCCCGGACACGCCGACCGGTTCGGCGACTGGATCGGCGCGCTCAACCCCGGCGGCACCTTCGCCTTCCAGGTCCCGGGCAACTTCGACGCCCCCAGCCACCGCCTCATGCGCGACCTGGCCCGCTCCCCGCACCGGCGGGCCCGCCTCGACGGCATCCTGCGCCACACCGACGCGGTCCTGACCCCCGAGGCCTACCTGGAACGCCTCACCGGCCTCGGCTGCGTCGTGGACGCCTGGGAGACGACGTACATCCACCTGCTGACCGGCGAGGACCCGGTCCTCGACTGGGTGAAGGGCACCGGTCTGCGCCCGGTCCTGGCGGCACTCGCCGACGACCCGGACGCCGCACGGGAATTCGAGGACGAGTACCGGGCCGCCCTGCGCGAGGCCTACCCGCCCGGCCGGCACGGCACCCCGTTCCCGTTCCGGCGGATCTTCGCCGTGGCCGTCCGGCCCGCGTGA
- a CDS encoding TetR/AcrR family transcriptional regulator — protein MIDAVATDSSSTPSNDKPRRTRRTRMTGAERRQQLLEIGRTLFAAKGFEGTSVEEIAAKAGVSKPVVYEHFGGKEGLYAVVVDREMRRLLDMVTGSLTAGHPRELCEQAAFALLDYIEEYTDGFRILVRDSPIPQSTGSFASLISDIATQVEDILGREFKNRGFDSKLAPLYAQALVGMVALTGQWWLEVRRPKKAEVAAHLVNLAWHGLDGLEQKPRLIGHRKN, from the coding sequence ATGATTGACGCCGTGGCGACCGACTCCAGCAGTACCCCCAGCAACGACAAGCCGCGGCGTACGCGCCGCACCCGGATGACCGGTGCGGAGCGGCGCCAGCAGCTGCTGGAGATCGGTCGCACCCTCTTCGCGGCGAAGGGGTTCGAGGGCACGTCGGTGGAGGAGATCGCGGCCAAGGCCGGGGTGTCCAAGCCGGTGGTGTACGAGCACTTCGGCGGCAAGGAGGGCCTGTACGCGGTGGTGGTGGACCGTGAGATGCGGCGGCTGCTGGACATGGTGACCGGCTCCCTCACCGCCGGTCACCCGCGTGAACTGTGCGAACAGGCGGCGTTCGCTCTGCTGGACTACATCGAGGAGTACACGGACGGTTTCCGCATCCTGGTCCGTGACTCGCCCATCCCGCAGTCGACGGGTTCCTTCGCGTCCCTCATCTCGGACATCGCCACCCAGGTGGAGGACATCCTGGGGCGCGAGTTCAAGAACCGCGGTTTCGACAGCAAGCTCGCCCCTCTCTACGCGCAGGCCCTGGTCGGCATGGTCGCCCTGACCGGCCAGTGGTGGCTGGAGGTCCGCCGCCCGAAGAAGGCGGAGGTGGCGGCGCACCTGGTGAATCTGGCCTGGCACGGGCTGGACGGGCTGGAGCAGAAGCCGCGGCTGATCGGGCACCGCAAGAACTGA